A region of the Echeneis naucrates chromosome 15, fEcheNa1.1, whole genome shotgun sequence genome:
acagaagacaaactttaTATGATAATGATCAAGACtcacatttggacattttttttttttgcagggttGGTGATGCCTGAATGATTTGACTGACTTGTTGCTTTGAGTTGAGGATATGCAGTAAAGAGAATTTTTAAAAGGATGCTGTCTCCTGAACCTGTCAGTTATTCTGGCCTGGCAGGGTGTGTGACTGTGAGGCCACTAAAAAGGAGGCGAGGATTTAGAAATTACCACAAAATGGCATAACGGCACGAGACAGACATGACATTCCTCATGTGAGCTCTTCAGGATGGGGACAGTCTGTGGTCACTCTTCATAAACGTACTGACAGATAGATGTGTGATGGCCATGAGGAGCTccacactttttatttattccagtgGTTTCTAGCTCCAGTAAACATGCTGTATTTTCTAGGAAGAATGAGCTAATGACACGCTGGTGTGAACTTTGGGAGTGATGTATGATCCACTTTGACTGTTTTTCCAAAGTCGGTAACACATTGCGGTTTGTGGAACAGCAGGGCATTCACCATCCCCTTTTTCCTGTGCTAATTTCCCACTTTGATATTGTGATGTTACAGACCATACAGTGAACATAAACTTCAATAAAACgtgatttaaatttaaactgcTATGCGTTTTTTCCCGCCCCAGTCCCAGCTTGAAATgcgagtttgtgtgtttgtgatctATGTGTTGTGTACAAGACAGAGCCAAAATGTAACCATGGAACAAAAGCAGCGAGCTCACTTGTGTCGGGGCCTTTTCGTGGCCCCCTGGTGAATCTTTAGGAGACGCAGCGGCAGCTTCCGGCTTGAGGAGCTGTAAAAGGGGCTCATGTTTTCTGACCTCCTGGGCACGATCCCTGCTCCGTCCGTGTACAAACAGAAGGTTTAAAAATGGCGGGGGTGGCGCAATCTGGAAACACGGAACCGGAAATGCGTCGCTGCCGAGCGAACCAATCAGCTCCCTCGGTCTGCGTCCCCTCGACGCGTAGTTCAAATTTAGGAGGTCAGGTTACGGCGATTTAACGCAGGACCGTAAACCAGGATTTAGTCGGTGTGATGTCCTCTGACAATGCGAACGGTCCACAGATATTTGCATTGTCCAAATATCcaaatatatagatataaatagATAGTTCACCAAGTTCTGCCTTTATCATCCCCTCACTCCAATAGGTGGTGTTACTCTGCTTCATGTCCTCCAGCAGCTGTAAGACCTTTCATGGACATGTGACAGGGAAAATAAACTTCTGGAATATAGTGAAATTAGctggattaaaaaacaaaacaaaacaaaacaataaaaaacctGGTTTACACGTTAACAAGAGGACAAAGGTTAATGCAACTGTATTGATGGTTAAAGTGGCGATAAGAAGAGCTTTTGTGTTGACGGGTTTGTCATTCTCCGCTCATCCGTCCATTAGTCTTCTGGCCCAGCTGAAGTAAAACCACAGCCTCTTTCACTGTTCGATTCTTTGAATGTTTATTCTATTTCTAAGTTCTTGGAGGACACCCACAGATTGTCTTAAGTTAATAAATGGCCACGCCATAATAAGTTTAGAGTTGTAAACTGATAAATGAGGGAAACCTCTGTCTTGCTGGGTGAAATAAAGGCTGATGAAGCGTCAGTGGGGATGTTGATCAGTCGGTAAGTCGCAGGAGGAGATCTCTAATCTTCCCACATTCCTCAGGTGGTCAGGCATCTCAGCTCCCCTCCTCCCTGTGAGACACAGGAGACAGTCCGCACTGTGTCCCCTCTGAGCGGTTTGTTTCCAGCCTAGACCAGAGATGAGACTGAAGAAGCGCTCTGGTGGTGTGGACCTGGGGGAGACCACCCGGAACCCCTGGACCCAGGACCACCAGGAGGCCGCCGAGAAGCGGGACTCCGCGGCGGTGGCCGtggagccggagccggagccggagccggGCACCGACCGGTGTGAGGAGTACACACAGATCAAACCGTACGCCGGGATGCCCAaggaggtgctgctgctgtactCCTCCCAGGCCCGGTACCGGGTTCCCCGGGAGGTCCTGTTCTGGCTGACCGTGGCCTGCACCCTGACGCTGCTGGCTCTCACCGCCACGGTGATCGCGCTGTCGCCGCGCTGCCTGAGCTGGTGGCAGGCCTCCCCGGTGTACCAGGTCTACCCCCGCTCCTTCAAGGACTCCGACGGGGACGGAGTGGGAGACCTCACAGGTAACTTCACACTTTTCTGAAACTTGGAAATAACGATTTACACTTCCGTTCCTTTTTTAAAAGGTAATTTTTAAACCGTCGTTACTTCGAAGATTCAGAttctttttacaaaatgaattcCACAAATATGACTTCAGGAACGAACAGTCGCACATTTAGGATAATGGAGTAAAACATATTATGGCTATAATTGTAATGCAGTGATTTGATGAGCTACTTTACTCCAGTTAAAGGATGAAATTTGAGTATCTCTGGTCAGATAATGGAGAATTTCTACAGTGTGATGTGATTATCACAATATTATTACATTACCATTCTTCCATTGAGTGCCATTCAGTGCCCAGTTGGTCTTCTACCAACTCAACATGATGAGAAATGCTATTGTTGTATCTGGCTCCCGTCCAGCTCAGGGccaagtttttgtttgtttgtttatttatttttatttttttttggtgtggcCCACTTTTACTGATTTGTAGAAACTGTACTGTAGGAACTGCTGTGGTCATTTCAGATTTGAGCTCTTTCTGCTCGTAGGATTCATAGCACCAtttgtcctgtttgtgtttgaactcATGATTGCGACCGTGTATTTCAGTGTCCTGTTTTTATCGAcatgttctctctctgctctgtcaggAATTCTGGAACAGTTGGATCATTTCCAGTTCCTCAACATCAAGTCAATTTGGATCAGTCCCTTCTATCGCTCTCCCATGAAAGACTTTGGCTATGATGTGGAAGATTTCCGGGACATTGACCCGCTCTTTGGCACTATGCGAGACTTTGAAGAGCTGCTGGCGGAGATGCACAACAAAGGTGTCAGGAAATATGTGGTAGTGAGGTTGGAGAGGGGGTAACAAGGCTGGAATGAATGTCTTTGAGTCTTACCTATCTGTGTTCTCTCAGGTATGAAGCTGATCATGGATTTCATTCCCAATCATACCAGTGACAGACATAGATGGTTTAACTTGAGCCGGATAAGAGACCCTCACTATGAGGATTACTATGTCTGGACTGACTGCAGTGCGACCTCACCAAAACCTAATAACTGGGTTGGTATTTGTTCACGAGCGCTTCGTGTGTGCTTCGGTCTTTGGGTCCACTTTTATTGAACCTGTAGTGATACATCTGCACGGTATAAATGTATTGGAATAAACAACAGAGTAGAGGAGCTTCAAAAGTTATCACTTGATAAGATGTCCCCCTCcccttttgttttcctcaggtGAGTGTGTTTGGGAACTCATCATGGACATATGATGCAGTTAGAGGACAATGCTACCTTCACCAGTTCTTCAAAGAACAACCAGACCTAAATTTCAGAAACCCACACGTCCGCCAAGAGATGACTGTGAGATTACATGACCACACACATGACCTCTCTACTGACTCATCCCTGTTTCTCTGATGATTCACATCTTGCACCTTACATTTTCTGTTCCCTGTCTTCtcatctgttttgtgttgtccaCTGTGACACAACTGTATACATCTGTGTAATCTGTAGCTGTAATGTGTGATGGCAGCAACTGGTGACACATTAACTTGGACTTGTTAacccttgtgtgtttttaactgaTGCTACACAGAACACAAAGTTCAATGGAAGGAATAgcaaatgtgtatttgtatgaaTTTTCTGCATGTTGATGATTGATAGTCTTCAGTTGTAGTTGAATGAGAGGCTTGTTGAAATGAGTGGGAATTTCATCGGTTTCACCAACTGATACTTTAGCACTAAAGTCCACATTGTCAGAATCATATTGTAGactgttgtttttaatcactttatatttattattttatttcaggatATTATTCGTTTCTGGCTGGGGAAGGGAGTGGATGGGTTCCGGATGGATGCAGTGAAGCACATCCTGGAGGCTACGCACTTGAGGAATGAACCACAGGTGGACCCCAACAAACCACCAGTAAGTGTTGCCTCTTCAGTTCAGTGAAGCTACTGTAATATCTCTACTGGGTGCCCGCTAATTGCCCGCACTTTGACCTGAAGTGAAGTTTGTTTTATCTGCCAGTTCGAATGGCTCAATCATCATACAAATTCATCCCATCATGCTATCTTTAATGTGAAGATACTGCTCCAAGCAAGTTCCATTTAAGtgactagtgacctgtccagacCTGCAGAACAGTTCTTCACTGAACTCAGGAGATCAAGGTGCATTTTAGTAAACAATATCCTCTTTATTGAGTTTTATAGCAACATATCAAAGTCTGGATTTAACGATGTGAAGCATAAAAGCTATCACAACAAAGATAATTAACttgattgtgtttgttctgCTAGTGGGAGAGTTCGCACAGTGCCCCGTGTATTAATGCTCATGTATGGCTGGTGTAATTACCAGGTCACCCACTGCTGTTCTGGGGAGACGAATAAcaacccaaaaaataaaaaataaataataatattagaaCCTAGAGTCTGTGATTCATGCCGAGTTAAGCTCACTCAGAAAGACTTTGTTTTTTGGAGACTGAAACTGACATAGGGAAGATTAGTAGAAAGCAGGCATACTTTGCTGGATTAGGGACTCACTGGGATTTACCAACCACCGCAGAATAACACTAATTCTGAAACCGTTGGCTCACTATCACCCGAGTTAcactctgctgcagcacactgACCGACAACTCATTTTTAAGAAGCTGCAACAAAACTAGTCATTGTTGGAAACATCAGTATGGATGATGATCCAACCAGTCATAACTACGTACACAGTTGTTTTATCACTGTGGCCAAACATATACCTCAGTGATGAATAGATCCATGGTCTGGTCCttgtgtgctgtttttggaAACATTTCCCTTCGGCTGAACCGGGCTCTAAGGACAGAGCCGTGTCCTGAGTTGGTTCCCTGACGGTTGCTAATGTCCTGCTTGCCCTCTTGTCCATTTTGAAGCTTATCAACCCATCAATAAAattagcagatttttttttttttacattcctGACAGGATTACCGAAACCCAAAGTCACTCACATCTTACTCCGTAGCAGGTTTCTTACTCTCTAACTACCTTGCCTGTCACTGCACCCTGTAATTTGGCCTGACAAAGCACTGCATTTACACCTAAGCTCTCCTAACTCCAGGTGGGCAGAGGAAAATACTGTGGAGCTGTTAGTGCGCCAGAGTCGATGGTCTCAATTAAATATCATACCAGTGAACCTCTGCTCCACTGTTCGCCTGACTGCGACACTTACGACAGCACCCCAAAAATCAAATAAGCGATCCATTTCTGGATATTCTGTTCACTCCAGGAGTCTATAACTTCAGAATGGGACCTTCACCATGACTACACCACCAGTCAGCTGGGGCTACATGACCTGCTGAGGGAATGGAGGGCAGAGATGGATGTTTTCAGCCGTGAGCCCAGCAGATACAGGTATCAGAACTATACCACATGTAGCCATGTTTATTCAGTCAAACAGAGTTCCATACTTGACAGTGCTTCTCAGCTAAAAAGAACAGTGAACATAGTAAGCTggcaaaatgaaatattaaagtaaattaaaaagcaacaataacacagaaaaacaaacatcaggaCAGTGATGAGACTGGTACTAAATTTATCATTACATAGCTCATTAAAACCCAGTTTATTTTGCATGTTGTGCGTTCAGCTGCAGTGACTTTAAATAGTCCTGTGTGGTGTATTGACACTAGCAGTTCTTAAAGATGAGCTACCAAACTTGGCTAAGAATCAGTTTGCTTATTATCAGTAAACTAAAGTTCTTGCTGCACTCCAGGTTCATGGTGACAGAGTCTTATGACTACCATGAAGTGGACAAGACCATGATGTACTATGGCACGCCCCTGGTCAAAGAGAGTGACTTCCCCTTTAACTTTTACCTGCTGGACCTGCCTCACAACACCAG
Encoded here:
- the slc3a1 gene encoding neutral and basic amino acid transport protein rBAT gives rise to the protein MRLKKRSGGVDLGETTRNPWTQDHQEAAEKRDSAAVAVEPEPEPEPGTDRCEEYTQIKPYAGMPKEVLLLYSSQARYRVPREVLFWLTVACTLTLLALTATVIALSPRCLSWWQASPVYQVYPRSFKDSDGDGVGDLTGILEQLDHFQFLNIKSIWISPFYRSPMKDFGYDVEDFRDIDPLFGTMRDFEELLAEMHNKGMKLIMDFIPNHTSDRHRWFNLSRIRDPHYEDYYVWTDCSATSPKPNNWVSVFGNSSWTYDAVRGQCYLHQFFKEQPDLNFRNPHVRQEMTDIIRFWLGKGVDGFRMDAVKHILEATHLRNEPQVDPNKPPESITSEWDLHHDYTTSQLGLHDLLREWRAEMDVFSREPSRYRFMVTESYDYHEVDKTMMYYGTPLVKESDFPFNFYLLDLPHNTSGMWVQHLVHLWMANMPKGQWPNWVVGNHDKPRIASSAGQAYSRVINMLLLTLPGTPTTYYGEEIGMENINVTDSQIQDPFAKFNKSASRDPQRSPMQWSSNTNAGFSSKLNTTWLPVHPNYRNVNVEVQKQDEGSVLAQYRFLNTLRQTELPFQRGWFCYIHADANVFSYLRELDGHSKAFLMVLNFGKQSAITDLSSVPELPDQLKVLMSTNQVNNGMVLQRSRILTEAGEGLVIQYSTPTRYNPNHPTQCYVSEKACYLEAIDILYKC